Proteins encoded by one window of Fusarium graminearum PH-1 chromosome 1, whole genome shotgun sequence:
- a CDS encoding inositol monophosphatase 2 produces MADLNLQAVHDELVSVAYEAGAMILAANPAELDTDTKLNSVDIVTEADKGVEKMVSTRLSSSFPNVSFMGEETYKPGMKLGPEPTFVVDPIDGTTNFVHSFPSACISLGLAIDRKPVVGVIYNPWLDTLYTAIKGHGAFLTHGRGKEPQRLPLARSPRPIEGLGTSLVAIEWGAQRDGPNFDVKVEAFRKLTASRETGGSMVHSLRSMGSAALNIAAVAAGQLDLYWEGGCWAWDVCAGWAILNEAGGRMVHGNPGNWDPEVESRVYLAVRGAPSGQKELVEEFWAVLGDNKLDYSI; encoded by the exons ATGGCGGATCTCAACCTTCAAGCTGTTCACGATGAGCTCGTCTCAGTGGCCTACGAGGCCGGCGCCATGATTTTGGCAGCCAACCCTGCTGAGCTCGATACCGATACCAAGCTCAACT CCGTCGACATCGTCACCGAAGCAGACAAGGGTGTTGAAAAAATGGTCTCGACCCGACTGTCATCATCCTTCCCCAATGTCTCATTCATGGGCGAGGAAACATACAAGCCTGGTATGAAGCTTGGCCCCGAGCCGACCTTTGTTGTAGACCCCATCGACGGTACCACCAACTTCGTCCATTCGTTCCCCAGCGCCTGCATCTCTCTGGGCCTCGCCATCGACCGCAAGCCAGTTGTTGGTGTTATCTACAACCCCTGGCTCGACACCCTCTACACCGCCATCAAGGGCCACGGTGCTTTCCTCACACATGGTCGCGGAAAGGAGCCTCAACGTCTTCCTCTTGCGCGCTCCCCCCGACCCATTGAGGGATTGGGAACTTCGCTTGTAGCTATCGAGTGGGGCGCGCAGCGCGACGGGCCAAACTTTGacgtcaaggttgaggcATTCAGAAAACTCACAGCTAGTCGTGAGACGGGCGGCTCAATGGTGCACTCCCTCCGCTCGATGGGCTCTGCCGCGCTGaacattgctgctgttgcggcCGGCCAGTTGGATCTATACTGGGAGGGTGGATGCTGGGCGTGGGATGTCTGTGCTGGATGGGCAATCCTCAATGAGGCCGGCGGCCGAATGGTGCATGGAAATCCAGGTAACTGGGATCCTGAAGTTGAATCGCGCGTGTACCTTGCTGTACGAGGTGCCCCAAGTGGTCAgaaggagcttgttgaagagttcTGGGCAGTCCTTGGAGACAACAAGCTCGATTACTCTATTTAG